AGGTATATGATACCTTTAACACTGTTTATAAAACCGGCCAACCTGCCAAAGCAATTGATTGGGAGATGATTGCAAAAGACGGCAGCACGAAATTTGTCGAGCTCTCCGTATCGTTAATGCAGGATTCAGAAGGCCGGCCGATTGGCTTTCGGGGGGTTGCCCGGGACATTTCCGAACGCAAAAATGCCGAGGAACAGGCCAAAATTCATCAGCAGCAGCTCATGCAGGCCAGCAAAATGGTGGCGCTGGGCACGCTGGTTTCCGGTGTCGCCCATGAGATCAACAACCCCAACAACTTTATTATGTTAAACTCCCCTATTTTAAGGGAGGCCTGGGAAAATTCAATGCCGATTTTGGAAAAGTATTATAAGGAAAACGGTGATTTTATCGTCGGCGGCATGGAATTCAGCGTAATGCGCAAAAATATTCCGGCTCTGTTTTCCGGTATATCCGATGGTTCCAAACGGATTAAACGAATTGTTGACGATCTCAAAAATTATGTCAGAGACGACACTGCCGACCTCACCCAATCGATCGATATCAATGCGGTTTTAGAATCAGCCGTTTCGCTTCTTGCCAATATGATCAAAACCGCCACCCACAAATTTTCAATTATCTACGGAAAGAATTTACCGTTTTTAAAGGGAAATTTCCAGCGACTCGAACAGGTCATGATCAATTTAATCCAAAATTCCTGCCAGGCCCTTTCAGACACCAACAAGGGTATTTTTATATCAACCACAAATAAAAAAGACCCCTCGAATATTATGATCATCATTCGAGATGAGGGCGTGGGAATTCCACCAGAGACACTAGAGCATATCATGGACCCGTTTTTTACCACCAAACACGATGCTGGTGGGGTCGGACTGGGGTTATCAATTTCATCACGAATCGTAGAGGAGCACGGGGGCAACTTACATTTCATCTCTGAAGCCGGCGTGGGCACCACGGCAACGATCACCCTGCCGATTAAACAAGAGTAATAAACCGTGAAAGGCAACTCAAAATGACTCAGTCAAACTATCCGCAGTTTCCGGTCATGATGGTGGATGATGAAGCTCAGGCAATTACCAGCTTTGAGATGACATTGCGCTCTGCCAATATGAACAATTTTATCCCCTGTCACGATAGTCGCGATGTCATGCCGTTGCTTGCCAGTCAGGAAATTGAAGTGATGCTGTTGGACCTCAGAATGCCGCATATTTCCGGCGAGGAATTGCTGCCACAGATAACCGCCGAATATCCGGAAATTCCGGTTGTGGTCGTCACCGGCTCAAACGATGTGGATACAGCCGTAACCTGCATGCAGCACGGTGCCTTTGACTATATTTTAAAACCGGTGGAGAAAAGCCGCCTGATCGGCGGTGTCAAGCGAGCCATTGAGCTGCGAGAACTGCAGCGTGAAAACCAACTGCTCAAAGCCCAGGTGCTATCGGACAAACTTGAAAAGCCCGAAGCTTTCTCAGAAATTATTACCACCGCTGCGGCTATGCGCGCCATATTTCAATATATCGAAGCCATCTCCGGCAGTCCGCGTCCGGTTTTGATCACCGGTGAAACCGGTGTGGGAAAAGAACTGGTGGCCAGGGCGGTCCATACCCTCAGCAATCGTTCCGGCCCGTTTGTGCCGGTCAATGTGGCCGGCCTGGATGACCAGGTGTTTGCCGACACGCTGTTCGGTCACAAAAAAGGCGCTTTTACCGATGCGCGTGAGGCCCGCAAAGGATTGATCGAGCAGGCTACCGGCGGCACCTTCTTTCTGGATGAAATCGGCGATCTGAGTCTGACTTCGCAGGTAAAGCTGTTGCGTCTGTTACAGGAAGGCGAATTTTTTCCCATCGGATCCGATGTGGCCAAACGGTCGAATGCCAGAATCGTGGTGGCCACAAACCAGGATCTTGATGCCTTGCAATCAGCCGGCCAGTTTCGCAAAGATCTTTATTATCGGTTGTGCGATCATCAAATCCACATTCCGCCCCTGCGCCAGCGCCTTGAAGATTTAACGGCCCTGGTGGTTCATTTTTTGGAAAAGGCCGCCAAAGCGTTAAACAAGAAAAAACCTACGCCACCGCAGGAGCTGATCACGCTGCTTTCGACCTATCATTTTCCGGGCAACATCAGAGAACTTGAATCCATGGTATTTAATGCCGTCAGCAGTCATATATCCGGCAAACTGTCAATGGATACTTTTAAAGCCCATATTATCAAAAAACAGCCGCACTCCGATCTGGATTCAACAACGCCCATCTCCCCACAAGACTCCCCGGTCAAGTTTTCGGAACAATTGCCCACGCTCAAACAAATCGAGCAGATGCTGGTTGATGAAGCCATGAAAAGATCCAACGGGAATCAATCGATTGCAGCTCTGAGCCTGGGGATTTCACGCCAGGCGTTGAATAAGCGGCTTAAAAAGGCCGAGCAGCAGGCTAAGTCGCAATGAAATTGTGTAGCCCATCCAAAAATGGATTTTGTGCTTGCGTCTGCCAAAATTCGGATGGTAAAAATAAGCATCATGGCCGAAATCCGAATCCAACCAGAAATATTTGAAACCTATCCGACGTTTCGACGCGGCATAGTGATTGCCCGACATTTAGACAACCAGGGCCAGTCGAGTGAACTTGAAGACCAACTCGGCCGTGCCATCGAACAGGCCGCCCGGCAGCCGATCGATCTAAAAACAGACCCATTGGCCGCCGCCTGGACCGAGGCCCATCGGCAATTCGGTTCGAATCCGAATAAATTCCCCCCGGCGCACTGCGCTCTTTTGAAACGGGTTCAAAAGCCCGGCGCCCGCATACCGTTCATCAGCAAAGTGGTCGCTATTATGAACATCAGCTCCATCGAGGCGCATATGCCGGTCGGCGGTGATGATGTCATCCGGGCAGCCGGCAGTCTGGAATTGCGCTACGCCGACGGCAGCGAGAGGTTCACCCCTCTGGGCAAACCGGATCACAGCGAACATCCGAAAGCCGGGGAAGTGATTTATGTGGTTCCCGAATCAAAAGAAGTCATGTGCCGGCGCTGGAATTGGCGCAATGGGCATACCACCCGTATTGCTGAAGATACTCGCGTTATGGTAATGAATATCGACGGCCTGGGAGCAGACAGTGAAGCCCGGGCGGTTGCGACCCGCGACAGGGTTGCGCGCATGCTCGAAAAATACGGCCAGGCAGAAGTGACGACAACGTTGCTGTCCGCCGAACAGCCGACTTATCCGTTGGACGTTTGATCACAGGCACGATTAAATCATAGGGTCTAAACTGGATGTGAAATGAACAAAAACCCGGAAAATAGAGATAACGCCCGCATTAACTATAAGTCACCGGTGACCATTGAAAATTTAAATGCGGGCATCATATATAAGGCCAGAATGCTCAATTACAGCAAACATGGGTTGTATTTTGAGACCGACAACTGGTTGGATCTGGGCGATGAGGTCTTTATCGGGGTCGAATATTCGCCATACAGCAATACACATGATACGTATGAATGCCTGCGGGCTAAAATAATGTGGCGCAAAAAGCTGCCGACATCCCACTTTACCTATGGGTATGGTGTTCAATACAGTATTGATTACGATAAACAAAAAGCGCGCAACGGCAATCTTAAGATTCTAAATGATCAGAGAAAACACCCCCGCAAACGCTATTCCCAGAACCTTTTATTCTCCGCCAAAAACAAGATCCTCAAAGGATTGGCCAAAAATATCAGTCCTTCCGGCGTATTTATCGAAACCTATCATCGTTTGCAAGTGGGTCAAATCGTCACGCTGGTTGTCCCCTTAAAAGGTGCTAAAACCGCCAAAATAAAAGGGGAGGTCATCTGGGACGGACCGAATGGTTTCGGCGTCAAGTTTATCAGCATCAAAAGCTAAACTCCGTTTCGATGGATGCCGCAGTCAATAGCGCCAACAGGCCTTTTAGCGAGTTGGCCGCGTCCATTCGATTGCACAAATTCCCGCCTCTCTACAGGTCCGTGTAAACTGTCTTTGGGCTTATAACACGTTTTTGCGAAGACAACCCTTGATGCGATCTAATAAGATTTACTTCGACATTTAAGGAATGTAGGGTATAATTTTATAAAAGCCGTTTGCGGTTTTGCGCTATCCACATTAAACGAGGAGGACAAAATGACTGCAGCAATACTTATCGGCGTTCTGATTTTGCTGGCCATCATTGCAGTGGCTGCCATATACAACCGTCTGGTGACGCTTCGAAACCGGTATAAAAATTCGTTTGCCCAAATCGACGTCCAGCTCAAACGCCGCTATGACCTGATCCCGAATCTAATTGAAACAGCCAAGGGCTATTTGAAGCATGAGCGCGAAACGCTGGAGGCCGTTATCAAGGCCAGAGCGGGTGCGTTGGATGCCAGTCAGAAGGCTGCGGGCAATCCCGGAGATCCGAAGGCGATGAAAGATCTGGCCAGCGCCGAAGGTTTGCTGGCCGGAACCTTAGGTCGCCTATTTGCTCTGGTTGAAAATTACCCGGATTTAAAAGCCAATGAAAACATGCTGGAGCTGCAAGAGGAGCTGACCTCAACTGAGAACCGGATAGCCTTCGCGCGTCAGGCATTTAACGACGCCATTACAACCTATAACATCACCTGCGAAAAATTTCCCCACACCATCATTGCAGGCATGTTTAATTTTTCAACGGCCCAATGGCTGGAGTCAACCGAGACACCCGAAGAAAAGCAGGCACCCAAGGTTTCATTCTAGTTTCAAATATCACAAAGGAGTTACAAATGTCGTGCGCCATATCTCGGTACTGCTTTGTGGTTCATGTAACGGCATGCCAATGATTACAGTGTTCAGGTGTCAGGTGTCAGCCCTTCGATTCGTCCCTGAAACCTGACACCTGACACCTGAACCGCCTACGGCGGAACTGGAGAACCTGACACCCGATAAAGAAAGTTGAAAGGTATTAAACACATAGCTTTTAAGAAGTATAAATAACACCCAATGGATTTTTTCAAACACCAGGATATCGCCCGAGCCAAAACCAGCCGCTTGATCGCTTTATTTATTTTGGCGATTTTGGCGATTGCGTTTGCAGTTTACGGGATTGCGTTGATCATCATGTTTTATCATTACTCCCGCCAACCTGGCGCTAACCTGTACAGCTTTGAGATGATCCAGCCCGAACTGGGGTTTTGGGTGATAAGCGCCACGCTGCTGGTCATCCTTTTCGGCACCATTGCTAAAATCATCGAACTGGCAAAAGGCGGCAGGGCCATTGCTGAAAAGCAGGGCGGCAGACTCATTAATACCGCTACAACAGATGCCGCCGAGCGCAGACTGATCAATGTAGTTGAGGAGATGGCCATTGCCTCAGGCATACCGGTGCCGCAGGTATATATTCTTGACGAGGAAAAAGGCATCAACGCCTTTGCCGCCGGTTACACACCCAATGATGCCGCCGTAGCAGTTACCCGCGGCTGTTTAAGCGAGCTGCGCCGTGATGAGCTCCAAGGAGTTATTGCCCACGAATTTAGCCATATTCTAAGCGGGGATATGCGTTTGAATATCCGCCTGATTGGGTTGCTCAGCGGTATCATGGTCATTGCCTATGTCGGACGTCTGATGCTGCAAAGAAGATCCGGCAACAACAAACACGCCGGCGTCGTGGTCGTGATTGCCCTGCTTTTAATGCTGGTTGGGTCTTTGGGCTTCCTGTTCGGCCGCATGATCCAGGCTGCTGTCTCGCGACAAAGAGAATATTTTGCCGATGCCTCGGCAGTCCAATTCACCCGCAACCCAAGGGGCCTTTCAGGTGCATTAATCAAAATAGGCTCCCTTTTGCACGGCTCCCGTATACATTCACCCCATGCCCAGGAAATCTGTCATATGTTCATTGGGTCAGCATTTCGCTCCGCATTTGCCACCCATCCACCCTTAAGAGACAGAATTCAGCGCCTCGAGCCGGAATATAGAAGCCGAATTCAGCAGGTTCTGGAAAAAAAGCCGGCGGTGATTGCTCCCAAACCCGCAAAGGAGGCGGTTTCTGCTGCATCAGCCCCGATCACAGCACTGGCCGCCGGCGCTGGTGCAGTCATTCAGAAACCGGGCAATATAACCGAGCAGAACATCCGCAAAGGTCGAAAACTAATAGCCACCATCCCCCACCAGATCAAAACCGAGCTCAACGATATTTTAGGCGCAATGGCCGTCACCTGTATGCTGTTGCTCGATGAAGATCCCCAGATCAGAAAACGCCAGCTGAAGCGTTTGCAAAAGCACGCTCCCGGCAAGCTGATCTGGCACCTGACAAGTCTCGAATCGCATTTCAAGACCCTGGATCTGCAATTGCGGCTGCCCATCCTGGATTTGGCGCTGCCGGTTTTACGCCAGATGTCTGCCGGCCAGTATGCTAAATTTAAGGCCTTTATTCAGATTATGGTGGAGGCCGACGCGCGGCTTTCTTTTTTTGAATTTGCGCTTCAACAAATCATCACGCATCGGCTGGGTGCAAATTATCAGCGCCATAAAAAAGACATTGTTTATAAAAACATCTCTGCGCTGGCTGCAGATGCCGCCACCATTCTCTCGCAGCTTGCCCATGTCGGCCATCCCCAACAAACAGCCGCCCAGGCCGCTTTTAACTACGGATGGAAAAGATTGAATATCACAGATTCGCGCTGGAAGATGCAGCCGGCCGGCAAAGTGTCGTTCGGAGCGCTGCGGGTTGCCCTGAAGCGGTTTGCACTGGCCAGCCCGGGCGTTAAAAAAATATTCCTGGATGCCTGCGCCCATTGCGTGCTTCATGACGAACGCGTTACCATAGAAGAAGCCGAATTGGTGCGCGCGGTGGCCTATGCCTTAGACATCCCCCTGCCCCCTTTTCTGGACCCCTTCAGCGATTGATCCCTATGTTCAAGTATACAGGTTTCGGGTGTCAGGTGTCAGACTCTGTAGTTCCGCCGTTGGTGGTTCAAGTGTCAGGTGTCAGTTTTCAGGGACAAATAGAAGGGCTGACACCTGAAACCTGACACCTGACACCTATAAAATATGTGTATTGCGGGACAGCACACTAAAAATTATTGCGACTGTGCTAATTTAGGGTTGGTAAGATTTTGGCAGGATGCGTCTTGCGGTCCAGTAATATTTTCCCCAGTAAACCTTATCGATCTTCGACACCGTCACGCCTTTGTTTTTGGAAGCATGCACAAATTCTGATCCGCCCAGATAAATACCCACATGCCGCGGATAAGTCGGCGGCCTGAAGAACACCAGGTCGCCGGCGCGAAGATTCTCATAGCTTACCGCTCTTCCCTGCCGGATTTGCGCCTGGGTGGTGCGCGGTAAATAAATGTTAAAGACATCTTTATAGACCGCTCTGACAAAACCGGAGCAGTCAATTCCACGGCGGCTGCTGCCGCCCAGTCGATGCTGAGTCCCCTCCCAGCGCCGGTATTCCTGACGCAAGCGGTTTTCGATTTCAGCGTCAACGGCATACCTTTTGTTGATTTGCGTGTGTGTCACCACAGGAGGTGACACGGCAGCCGGTTTGGGGTTGGCGGCACACCCACCCATCAGAGAAAGGGCCGTCAGTGCGGATAGCACAGGAAACCCTGTCGATTTGAACCAACACAGAATGTTAAGCAGTTGTTTCATATTTGAGGTCCGCTTCAAAAACCTTAGTTCCGTCACATTTATTCAAAAAGGTGTTCTATGTTAAACCATCGGTCAAAATCTCAATTTCTTGAATTCGCAACAACCCGATACGTTCAGTTTGAGCCCTCTCTGAGTATAGATGACCGTTCGATTGACAAAGTCGACGGGAAAATGGGCAAAACAGTTGCTTATGCATAACCCTGTTTTACCATTTAGGTAGATCTTAACTTAAAGCCAAGAAAGGATGAAACATGCGCACCGTATGTATTGCTCTCATTTTGATTGTCGCCTTTACCCTGCCGGTATTCGCTGATACCGGCTTAACAAATGTTAAAAGTTCGCACGATGTCAAAACTACCGCTGATCGTTTGGAGGCGGTTTTAAAAGAAAAAGGAATGACCGTTTTTTTGCGGGTCAACCACAGTGAAGGCGCCCGTAATGTGGGAAAACAATTGCGGCCCACCGAGCTGGTGATCTTCGGCAACCCCAAAGTCGGAGCGCCGCTGATGCAGTGCGGCCAGACAATTGGCATTGATCTGCCGCAAAAAGCGCTCATCTGGCAGGATGAAAACGGGCAAGTGTGGCTGACTTACAACGACCCCCGGTACCTGGCAAAGCGTCATGGGATCGATGGCTGCCAGCCGGTGCTGGATAAGGTGCAAAATGCGCTTAAAAATTTTGCAAAGGCTGCCACGCAACCTTAAATTATTCTTTTAAAACGCAAATAAATGCTTGTTGAAGCGGATTAATACGGAAAAACGGCATGTCACCGGAACCTTTCATCAATGGCAACAGTAAATGTGGAAACACTTGAAGAAAATTTGAAAACCGAGAGCAAAGAGGGCGAAAAGCTGGTCATCGCGCATCCATCCTTTGGCAAGGCTTTCAAATTCTGGCTAAAGCTCGGCTTCATAAGCTTTGGCGGGCCGGCCGGGCAGATATCGATCATGCATCACGAGCTGGTGGATCAGAAAAAGTGGGTCAGCAACAAGCGCTTTTTAAATGCGTTGAATTATTGCATGCTGCTGCCCGGGCCCGAGGCCCAACAGTTGGCCATTTATATCGGCTGGCTGCTGCACCGGCTTCCCGGCGGAATTGTTGCGGGGGCCCTTTTTGTCATTCCCTCCATTTTTATCCTGTTTGCCTTAAGCTACATTTATGCCGCTTATGGCGCCTTTCCCTGGGTGGCGTCTGTGTTCAGCGGCCTGAAGGCGGCCATCATGGCCATTGTCGTAGCGGCGGTGATCAAGATCGGCAAAAAAGCGCTCAAAAATGGCATCATGGTCACCGTTGCAGCTCTGTCCTTTATTGCGATCTTTATTTTTAAAATCCCTTTTCCACTGATCGTTCTTGGCGCCGGACTGATCGGGCTGGCCGGTCACTATGCCCTGCCGGCAAAATTTGAGGTCATCAAAGGCAAGGATGCCCGCGATTTTGATGCGGGATATGTGCAAATTTGTGAGGATCCGGAGGTATGTCACATCAATCCGTCCACCGGCAGAAATGTAGTGCTGGTAGCTGTCTTTTTTCTGCTGTGGCTGATACCGGTGGTAGCGCTGTACGCATTGCTGCCCCAACGGGTATTTTACACCGAGGCGCTGTTTTTTACCAAGGCGGCTTTTTTGACGTTTGGTGGCGCCTACGCCGTTTTAGCCTATATCGCCCAGGCCGGTGTCGAGCAGTATGCCTGGCTGACGGGTCCGCAGATGATCGACGGCCTGGGCCTGGCCGAAACCACCCCCGGCCCCCTGATCATGGTGGTGCAATTTGTCGGTTTTATGGCCGGCTGGAATTACGCCGCCGGCTGGAGTCCGATTCTCGGTGGGCTGATGGGCTCGCTGGTGGCCACTTATTTTACGTTTCTGCCGTGTTTTCTGTTTATTTTCCTAGGGGGACCGTATATCGAAAAATTCCGTGATAATCCCACCCTTTCGGCGGCCCTGTCCAGCATTACCGCTGCAATAGTAGGTGTCGTATTGAACCTGGCCGTCTGGTTTGGGCTACAGGTGCTTATGCCTTTCGATGGTAGTTTCAACGGGTTTGCCGCTGTGATCGGGTTGGCCGCCTTTGTTGCGATTCAATGGTTTAAAGTCGGCATCATGACGGTTATTTTTGCTGCCGGCGCGATCGGATTCATCTGGCATCAGTTAATTCTTTAGAACCTCAATCTGCCCCAGGCGGACCGATACCCAAGAATTTGTTTTATTGAACAGATTGATTCTTATTATTTGACAGGATTTACAGGATTTTGAGGATATTTCTCTTAGTCGCTCTCCGGATGAGAGCGACTAAACTCAATCCGCTTTCAGCGGAAAAATTATTCGGCTAAACAATTCAAACTCGGAAATGGCTGCTAAACATTTAAAACACCAACACAGTTGATGAAAGCAACTAATGCTCGCCGCAGGCGATAGGGTTTGGCCGTTCTCTTCCGGGGAACGGCCAAAAATAATCCTGACAATCCTGTAAATCCTGTCTAAAAAGCTTTATACGCTGCACTCACAAGTGGCAGTAAGACTGACATTCTACGCTTTTTCGATCCGGGCAGTGATGGAACCGCCCATCTCACCAAGCGCTATCCAGTCTCCGTCGACATTTCCGATGGTTAAAATCGGAACCGCTGCCTCGGGCGCATCGCCACTGCTGGCCGGGGTGGGCCCAAAAAACAGGCAAAACCACTGGTTGGGGGCATGCCAGCCCAGATCGCCGACATTCATGAGGGCGCCTTTTTCCCCGGGATGATCACCGATATCCGCTGTTGGCGGACCGTAATACTCATCACCCCAGCGACTGCCACTCCATTCAAACGGCAAGGCAGCCGCTGCCGCCTTGCCGGCAGGGGTATCGTTAAATTCACCTGTGAGCTCTAAGTCTCCGATCTTCACAACAATGGGTGTGGGCATCTGTTCTTCTCCTTTCTGTTGAAACCAATAGAATCTACATTATCAGCCCTCCAAAGTAAAGCTGGGCTTCTTCCAAACACATTTTGCTTGCACGACACCATTTGCAATGTCATATTAGCTCCATCTTCGAGCATCTGATCTAAAGGAGGATAGCAATGCTTTTTCAAAGCGTGAACTTCGCCAAGCGTCATATCCTGTTTTGGGCATTAATTTTTATGGTGATGGTTGTGGCCCATCCAACGGCACAGGCCAACCCGGCAGCTGTCACCCAGATGACAAAAAAATCCTCAAGCGGCAATAATCCGGAAACCCAGGTTCCAGCGGACCTATCTCCGGAAGAAGTCGATGCGCAGCTGGCCACCATGGATGATGTCCAGGTCAGGCAACAGCTGGCCCAAAAGCTGAAACAGGAGACTGCTGCAAATACACTGCCCACCGCACGAAGCACACCGATGGACCTGTTTTATCGTTTTGCTGATAAGGCTAGTGCGATTCTCAATAAAATCGGTTCGGTGTTTACCGGCGCGCATGAACGCTCCGACCAATGGGATGCAGCCGTTAAAAAGCTTACCGGCGACAGGGGGGCTTCCCATTTGGTGGGTATTCTGTTCGCAACAGCCCTGATCATTGCCGCCGGCCTGATTCTCAAATGGTTGTTCGGACGGGCGACATGGGCCATTCGAAAACAACTCCTGCAAACCATGAATCTGGGCCGCCTGGAATTCTTCGGACGGGTTTTATCGCGCATGCTGCTCAATGCTGCTGGCGTGGTCATTTACATTTTGGCGACGTTTATCTTATTTGTATTGTTCTTCAGGAAAGGTCAACCGGGTTATTTAATCGCCTCAGTCTATATTGTCGTCAGCTACTACATTATGCTTTTCGCCTTTGCAGCCACAACCATTTTTGCGCCGGCTGCCGGCGGGCTGCGCCTATTTCCACTGCAGGAAAGGGATGCCAGTTTCCTGCATCGCTGGATTTGCGGTATCACCATCGTTGCCGGGACGGTCACCGGGACGGCCATTATCCTGTTGCGGGCCGGGATCAGCAATCAGCTGTATATGCTGATATACAGCTGCGCCGGTGCACTTGTTATTCTGGCACTGGTGATCATGATCTGGCAAAGCCGGAAGCGGGTGGCCGAAGGGTTGTTGGGCGACAGGGATGAAAAGGATGAAAAGGTCACCTTCGGGCAGCGGCTGGCGCGCAACTGGCATTACCTGGCCATCCTATACGTGCTGGTCATGGGGGCTTTCTGGATCAATGAGGTTTATCTTGAGCATGATGCGGACATTGTTGGGCTGATTGCCAGCATTTTTATCATACCGATATTTATTGGGCTGGATCAATGGGGCCAGCGCCTGTTAAAGATGGCTTCCGGCGAGCTGCCGGAGATTGTGGATTTGAGCGGGGACGCGGTTGAAAAGCCGGTTGATGAACTGCAACCGGTTGACAGCAAGATGGATATTCAACATTATATTCCGCTGATCAGCCGCTGCCTGCGCATATTTCTGGTCTTATTTTTATTTTTCATCATGCTGCGCTTATGGGGCATCGATCTGTCCTTTGGCCGCCTGTTTACGCGCTCGATCCTCAGTATCTTGATCACCGTTGTGCTGGGCCTGATCACCTGGCAGATCATCAAAGCCCGCATCGATCGCAAGCTCAAAGAAGAAATGCCGGAATCTGATGAAGATATGGAAGAAGGCGGCGCCGGCGGCTCACGCATCGGGACCCTGCTGATATTGCTGCGCAAATTTGTCATCTCGGTTTTATTTGTGATTGTGACCCTGATCGTGCTGTCCTCACTGGGGATCAACATCGGACCGCTGATAGCCGGTGCCGGTGTGATCGGTCTGGCCATCGGGTTTGGGGCCCAGACCCTGGTAAAAGATATTATCGCGGGTATCTTCTTTTTAATCGATGATTCGTTTCGCGTAGGCGATTTTATTGAAACCAGCGGCACCAAGGGCATGGTGGAACACATCTCTTTGCGCTCGCTGAGACTGCGCAGCCCCCGGGGCCCGGTTCACACCATTCCCTTCGGCAGTATGGGCACGGTCACCAATAACAGCCGCGATTATATCATTACCAAACTGGATTTCCGGGTGCGCTATGACACCGATGTGGACAAGGTCCGTAAAATTATCAAACGCATCAATGTGGCCATTCAAGAACACCCGGAAATGGGGCCCAACCTACTGGATAAGGTCAAATCCCAGGGGGTTAGAGAGTTGGACGACTCGGCCATGATCATGCGCGTTAAGTTTAAGACCATCCCCGGCGAGCAGTTTGTCATCCGGCGAGAGGTTTTCCGCATGATCCAGGAAATGTTTGCGCAGCACGGCATTGAATTTGCGCATCGCAATGTAACCGTATACATGCCGCCGGGTGAAGATAAAGATAGCGATGCTACCAATGCCGCCCAGGCCGGCGCTGCCGCAGCTGCAGCCGCGGCAGCTCAAGAAGCGGAGGAGGCAGCTGCCAGGGAAAAACCTAAATAAGTGATGTTTGATTACAAGAACGAGGACGAACACGGCTGAGCTAAATTACTCACCCTCGTAATCGTCCTCGTTCTCGTCCTCGATAAGAATGTTTTAGGAAAGATATTGCTAACGTAGATGGTGATCAAACGCTCTGCCCCGGAGTGGCGTCAGCGCACCAGCCGATAGATACCCTTGCCGATCCAGAACAATCCCAGACCGTCAAAAATATAATCCAGCGGAGTCGGATTCCCCAAAAATATGGAGCCCCCAAATAAAAAGCCGATACCGATCAACACCACTCCGGCAATGATATCCCCAATACCGGAGCCGTCTTTGACCTTGGGCGACACTTCAGTCTCGGATTCATGGGCAGTCTGTAT
The nucleotide sequence above comes from Desulfobacterales bacterium. Encoded proteins:
- the chrA gene encoding chromate efflux transporter: MATVNVETLEENLKTESKEGEKLVIAHPSFGKAFKFWLKLGFISFGGPAGQISIMHHELVDQKKWVSNKRFLNALNYCMLLPGPEAQQLAIYIGWLLHRLPGGIVAGALFVIPSIFILFALSYIYAAYGAFPWVASVFSGLKAAIMAIVVAAVIKIGKKALKNGIMVTVAALSFIAIFIFKIPFPLIVLGAGLIGLAGHYALPAKFEVIKGKDARDFDAGYVQICEDPEVCHINPSTGRNVVLVAVFFLLWLIPVVALYALLPQRVFYTEALFFTKAAFLTFGGAYAVLAYIAQAGVEQYAWLTGPQMIDGLGLAETTPGPLIMVVQFVGFMAGWNYAAGWSPILGGLMGSLVATYFTFLPCFLFIFLGGPYIEKFRDNPTLSAALSSITAAIVGVVLNLAVWFGLQVLMPFDGSFNGFAAVIGLAAFVAIQWFKVGIMTVIFAAGAIGFIWHQLIL
- a CDS encoding cyclophilin-like fold protein, coding for MPTPIVVKIGDLELTGEFNDTPAGKAAAAALPFEWSGSRWGDEYYGPPTADIGDHPGEKGALMNVGDLGWHAPNQWFCLFFGPTPASSGDAPEAAVPILTIGNVDGDWIALGEMGGSITARIEKA
- a CDS encoding mechanosensitive ion channel family protein is translated as MLFQSVNFAKRHILFWALIFMVMVVAHPTAQANPAAVTQMTKKSSSGNNPETQVPADLSPEEVDAQLATMDDVQVRQQLAQKLKQETAANTLPTARSTPMDLFYRFADKASAILNKIGSVFTGAHERSDQWDAAVKKLTGDRGASHLVGILFATALIIAAGLILKWLFGRATWAIRKQLLQTMNLGRLEFFGRVLSRMLLNAAGVVIYILATFILFVLFFRKGQPGYLIASVYIVVSYYIMLFAFAATTIFAPAAGGLRLFPLQERDASFLHRWICGITIVAGTVTGTAIILLRAGISNQLYMLIYSCAGALVILALVIMIWQSRKRVAEGLLGDRDEKDEKVTFGQRLARNWHYLAILYVLVMGAFWINEVYLEHDADIVGLIASIFIIPIFIGLDQWGQRLLKMASGELPEIVDLSGDAVEKPVDELQPVDSKMDIQHYIPLISRCLRIFLVLFLFFIMLRLWGIDLSFGRLFTRSILSILITVVLGLITWQIIKARIDRKLKEEMPESDEDMEEGGAGGSRIGTLLILLRKFVISVLFVIVTLIVLSSLGINIGPLIAGAGVIGLAIGFGAQTLVKDIIAGIFFLIDDSFRVGDFIETSGTKGMVEHISLRSLRLRSPRGPVHTIPFGSMGTVTNNSRDYIITKLDFRVRYDTDVDKVRKIIKRINVAIQEHPEMGPNLLDKVKSQGVRELDDSAMIMRVKFKTIPGEQFVIRREVFRMIQEMFAQHGIEFAHRNVTVYMPPGEDKDSDATNAAQAGAAAAAAAAAQEAEEAAAREKPK